GCAGGATCTGCATTAATATATTGTGATGATAAAGACGTCACTTGGTTGAGGAGCAGATCTTTGACTCGGGTTCTTTAAGGTCACTGATTTATATCCTTTCGTCGGCAGCTCCAATGCCGAGCTGAGCCGTTTCAACTGCCCATTTTACCTAGAACCTGGTTCAACCAGGAAAATTGATGAAGGCAGCTTAGATGCTTTAGTTGACCTGGATGAACCAGCTGTTTGGGGCCAGTTTTGAAATAGCAAACGGAAGTAGCATTATCAACAATAACAAACATAGGTTCCTTGGACCAGAAGAGTTTGAGAAGTGAAAAGTCAAAATCTTCACTGGCCAGATGGCCATGCCcacttaaactttttaattcaaattaggAGACCTGTAGAACAGTGATATTCAAATCCTTACATGCTAAGTAAATACCTTCATGTATAGTATAGAAGATTATGACAGCACATAAACCACTTTAACATCCATTCAGCCAAGAAAATGTATTCTCACATCAGACAAGATACACTGGTCGATTGGAATGACATTTCaacaaacaaaaatattatcaaTACATCACAGAACACCGAAATAGATACTTGAAGCACCTGAAGTACAGAAGTTTCTACATTGGGCTGCATCAGAACGATAACATGTGGACAATTGCAATCCTGCAGGACATTGAACTTTCCGAAGTTATTTCTGAAACATGTATAATGATACTGAGAAAACCAGAATTGGCATGTGGTACATACTTTGATCAGCTCTTTCACAACCAGGTCTTTTGGCAAGAATCCAACTAAACCATGTAATGTTACCAGACAATCGACTAGAGCTAAACCACTCCAACTCTGCACAGGCTCAGGTTTACTCATGGATGAAACATTGAGACAGGAATGGATCACCTGTTTAAGCAATGGCAGCATATGTCTCACAATAAACGAGTCCCCAAGAAGTGCACCTGAAACCAAAGCCAAAACTAATAGCTAACACAATGCACTGTTTAGTTCTATAGAAGACTGCTGTAGAAAAGCCGGAGAACAAACTTACCGATTCTAACAAGGGCATCAATCCCTTCAGGACAGAGTCCTTTCCCGAAGCAGTGAATCAAAGGCAAAACTGTCTGTGTCAAGGCTCAAATCTTTAGTATGCATACTCAAACAGGCATTACATAGGTTCAACATTCAACCAGATGGACCTATCTATAAATGCCAGAACAATGTAAACAAAGCAAAACCTTCAAATAATAGAAGGTGGATAATACTGGGAAGTGTTTAACCTGGTGAACACTTATTGGTATACCGAGCTCTTCGCTAGAACCAATTAACAGcacagaagcagcagcagctgcagcagaaCTCTTATGTGGAGCAATGTGCAAGTTTGATATGACCAGAGGATGTAATGTTTCCAGATATACATCTTTACCGACCCGATTCCATATCTCTCTCACAAATGTGTCTTGAAGGATAGATACTTTTAAATGTGAATTACCTGCAGTCTGAAAGTATCGTCAAATTAGAAATAAATCGAAATAATAATTCAGAACACAATTGACATGTAAGATGTATAAGATGAAGTTCATATCTAGCCTGTAGAATCTTCTGGATAGAAGGCAAGATTGTTGTCTTTAATGCCAAAGGCATTAGGTATTTTATAAGTTCTTTGAGTACTATACAGGCCCATTCAGCTTCGGTATCTGATGAAGGAGTCACCAAAAGTGGCAAGCAATAGCTAGCACACTTTTGAGCTGCAAATGTCCCCATTGCTTTAAAGGCTCCTTGTTTTGCCAAACTTGCCAGGTATCTAAGACGAGATGCATCTGTCGCCAGAAGCTGAAGCGCAGAAATGAACAAGTAGGAAGACTTGACTGTTGCAGGAAAGTACGGAGATTCCAAAAGAGTTTTGGCCGATGGCCTCCTAATTATTATGCCAAAGAAAAGTACATCAGGTTAAGCGTAGAAAAATGCATTGTCAATCTCATTTACCTGCATTTATAAGGAATTGTAATGGGTTCTTCGTGCATAAGTTGCATATCACATCCTTAGACAAGTGATATTATGTATGCGCCACTATTAAGCACTCAGAGTAGAAGTACTACCAAATAATTTACATCACGAGTTTTAAGAAAGGAAATGCCAAGTATTACCTGTTCGACTCATTCTGGATGCAAGCTTCCACAATCACTTTGGTGTCAGGAGGAAGTTCTTGAAGCAAGCCCGGCAATCTACCATCATTTAGGTACTCAGCCAGAGACACTGGATCGAAAAGTGGCCTCCTTAAATGAAGTTCAGCTAAGACACAACCGACAGAAAATATATCTCTCTCCACACCTGTGGAAGGAGTCTTCGACAAATATAATTTTTGCCTCCAGAGCAGTATCTCTTGGTATCCCACGGAACTTTCATCCTCCACTTCAATGTGCTCAAGAAGATTATTCAGATCAATCCTATGTGGCACTCCATACTTCTGGCTGATATCTCCTTCATCAGTTATGAGTTCTTTAATGCTATCAGTGACCACCCCTTCCATATATGGGATGTTTTTGTTAGAATCCTCATTGAAACAATAGGCTGGATTTAAATGCCTAGCATGTTCAGAAAATGCAAACGCTTCTTCCAGTTCTTGCAGGTTAACAGTTTCAGAAAGAAGACAGTTATCATGACATTGAGACTCAGCTGATCCATTGTCTATGTAGCACATCTTCTTGGAAATAGCCCTGCGCATCGGGTGTGGTTGAGTAAAGAGTTGACGGCGTCCAGCTGGTCTAGGCACTGTAGGGCCTGTTGATGGTAGCATAACGTTCTTGGCTGCAACAGCTGCCACACCTGACATTTTGTACCCAAAGATGATATCTATCCAATTATGGATTTGGCACGACACCCTGTCACTTTCTAATGCATCACGATGCATTTTAATGAATTCCTCAGGGGAACTAGCCCAGGACGGTATAGCCAAATCAGCCATACCATTGTGTATAGAATGAAAAATCTGTGAGTCAAAGTAGAATTCTGGGATGCACTCATCAGGAGTCCACTGGTAAAGTCTTTGCATAGTCGAGGGATATTCATTGGGTTCATACACTGATCGTACGGCCAACCGTAGTACCCTCAAAGGCAGCCTTCTCGCTTTGTAGCTGCAGACGGCCAGTTCAGAAAGGCACTCATCTGACACATGATGAGGGATTTCAGACgttgaataggtgaaatccaACTGTTCATCCCCTTTAGCTAACCTCCACTTACTCTTGCTTAAATCTCGCCACCCTGTATCAGAATTTTCTTCAGGTTTTGTGCTAAAATCTATTACCCATGGCATTACTGGATAAAATGTATTATCTCCCCACCTTCTCCCAGCCAATCTGTTTAAGATGAGAAGATACTCAAAATTACTTAGCTCCCCCCTCCACCATCGCCGAAATTCGTAATGCCAATCAACAGACTGGGACAGCTTCAACTCTGCATAAAGTCCTTGACACGCACACCCATCCACATTGCAGCTAATCCCAATTTTGTTATTTGGAGGAGTAGTGCATTCCCTGTCCGTCAAGCCTGAGCTGGGCTGATCAAAAATGGAAATCCAGGACCAGTATGACTTCGTCATCATTATACTCGATGGGCAAATATTTCCATGAGTAATGCCTAATCCATGTATATATGCTAGACCAGATagaatttgatatattagaaaCCTTATATCCCATTCAGACATCAAAGTCTCAGGACTATAGTGAAGAATGTTTTCCAAGGTATATGGGGTTTTAGGGAGCACCAAATTAATATGATCAGAAGATTTAAGCATCCCAAGAACAGGAGCTATATTTGGATGCCTCAAACATCCTGGGAAAACATCTTCACCATATGAAGGCACACCAATTAGATTAAGGAAGTTAACACTGTCCCGACCTGTGGCCTTTCCTTCAATTAAGAGACAGAGCGAGAGTAAAACATGATCTTCCAGCGACCCAGACAAGAAGCTAGAAGCAAGTCCCTGGAATCTGGAGTAGCAACAAGGGGCAACATAAGCTATTGGCGCCAATGCAGTAATTGTCCTATCACAAGAATACTTGTAAGAATGTTTACAACCAGTACATTTAGATCCCAATGCCCCAGAGCATGTTCTTCCGCTATCATTCAAAACAGATACAGGTACGCTTTTTGGAGCCTTCTCAGTGGCTTTGCCATCAAATAGCACAGCATTATCatgttcttcttttgctttggaTGAAACCGTAGAAACAATCTCATTGTTGTTCTCTTCTTGAGGATTTTCCCCAGCATACTCATCACTGCACGATGTATCAATTATCAACAGATGGGAAACTCAACAGCACCAGAAACTTCAGAAGAAGCACATCGAGAGAATGATGTGCTTCATCAAAATATGCCCCTAAATCCCCATAAACCTATGCTACTTGACAGTACACCACATACTCGGCACATTCACATGCTCGACACTGACGTACGAAACAGCATAACACCACATTTACTGAGCAAAGCTTCCAAGAAATCAATCTCCCTCCACATACTACATTACGTGTAAGTTGCAAAATCAGGTATGAGAATATCACTGTACCATAAGGATATCTGGACGACTTCcttgggaaagagaaaaagtaatAGTTCGAATGAGACCATTATAACCAAGTATGTACCGTTGATCCTGATTCTGAATACTAGCCTAATGAACGAACAAAGCTAAGCATTCCAGCAGAAGTCAAACACGAGGGAAGGATACGAGCTTTGATGATCTTACATGTATCTGGCCAAGCAAGCGTGTCGACGAGCCGGCAAGTAGTGCAAAAAGAACTGCGAAGCGGAAGCGGAAGCGGAAGCCGAAGCTGAAGCCTCGCCGTCAGAGCTCGACATCTGCGACCAAAACACCAATTCCAAAATGATTAACCGAACACCACACGGAGCGCTTGAGCTCCACATGCCGGACACGGGAACAGAGAGCTGGCAAGAGACGGAGGCAGTGCCGGACCTGCACGACGGCGGAGGATCCGAAGGGGAGAGGCGAATCGGAGAGGCCATGGGAGAAGACGAGCTGGTCAGAGAAATCGGACTCGATCCGGCGCTCGAGGCAGCCGAAGCAGAAGCCGCTTTCCATCTTCTTCACCCACTAAACCAACCCCCGTCGCCCCTTCGATGTTCCCTCTGTTGTTGACACTGGCGAGTATCGTGAGCTCTTCAGTTTTTCGGAGTTCGGAGATGACGGGATGTTCTTCGGTTGATTGACAGGTGAAGCGTGCGTTTTCAGTTTCTTTCCCTGCTCTTATGCGCTGAAGTTGCTGCGGGAGAAAGCATTGAAACGCAGCGCGTTTTGGATGCGTTTGTTCATTCACGCGAAAGCTCCATATTTGACAGGTGAATGGAGAAGGGTAGCGACTTGGGAGTTTCTAGAAGGAGAAAATGACTTGTTGCcaggaaattttaatttgttaaattaGTTCAATATACAAcgttatttttaaatttttaatttattcaatacgattcataaatttttatgcTACTATACAATTTAGTTCTTAAATTATACGAAAACATTCAAtgttgtattttcaattgattcaaattaacaaaatttattgATTTGACTTTCGGCCAGGTACGTTTGAACGATAGACAAAAGAAACGTGACATGCGGATTATCTAAGTGGGTATTCAACTCAATGATAATgtaatattttgtattttagagTTTAGATTGAACATCTACCAAAAGTTTAAAGACCACGTGAATAAGTTAATAGTTCATAATCGATATCGTATGTTGGgttaaaatttagagatcatattgaacaaattaaaaattcgacatgacacgtgaGACCAAAGTCcaaaaatcatttatgtaatTACCATTTTCTCAAAACAAGGAATTTCTGGAGCCTTGGGTTGGGCTTTTCTAGCAATGAATCGAATTCAATCATGTGTAATAGTTTTAGACAAAGTAAAAATGATTGTTAATTATTACTCATGTGTTATTACATAAATATACCTAGTCGATTCGTCATGTACGAATGAAGAGTTTCCAATAATATGGAGTTAATTTATAGACTTAAGAGAATATTTATGTTCtttaaataaatattcaatAATAAATTCTTATAGTACTAATTAAGATAAGTATTGAATTAATAAACATAGATGAagagtgataaatttatttcttcTGTTCTTGTTCCTAAAATGGAAAGCAGATTCAGTATATGAGGATACATTATGTAGCTTAATATTAGAGCTATCAATATGGGTTCATAACCCATTTTTTACCCATATGTTATATAAAGTGGGTTCTAAGTGGGTTGCTAGTTTTTAGAGGGCGCAATAAAAATGAATCCAAAAAGTTGAAACTAAATTAGAtgggtaaaaaatgggtcaCACATAGAACCCACTTTCGACCAACTTTCGACCCATACAGAAAGTAAAATAATCAGTTGGACTTGGGTCACAGATGCATCCGGGTTCATTTTTTCCTCTacgtcactctctctctctctctctctctctctctctctcttcaattcttCTCTATTTCTAGGTCGCCAAATtcactaggggtgtcaaaaaagcctgcGCGACCCCACCCAACCCGACCCGGCTTGGCCCaaaaattcacctaattttcgGACCTTTTTTAACCGGGCGGCACCAGCTTTTTTTAacacccatgttttctttttaatttaatttatttttatttttttatattctttcattcaatGGATTggtgaagtgattttgatttcaaaaaataaaaattaaaaaaaaaataatctgacCCAACCTAGCCTGAAGAGTTGGGGCACATGTAATTCGGGCTCTGGCCGGGTCTGGCGGGGTCGAGCTCGGTATTGTTAAGTTTCGGGCccggcccgacccggcccattgacacccctaattcACCGTCTCTCTCTGCATCCATTACAACCGTTATCATCGATACAATCTTCGTTTGTTTTCGTTCTTGATCCGATGTTGCTCAAGGCTTCTCAGGTTTTTTCTCTCTTGAACGGGGACAACCACGCTCTGTTCTCCCTCCTTTTCTCGCCCTGTTCGACGACACCCTCGACGGTTCGCTTCTTGCGTGGAAGGAATGAGCAGTTTCCGCTGGTCCGTGCGTCGAAAGGAGCAAGCAATCGGCAATCTAACGGCGTGGTGTTCGAGCCCTTTGAAGAGGTCAAGAAAGAGCTCGCCCTTGCACCCGCTCCTCCACATCTCTCGCTAGCTCGCCAAAAGTACTCTGACCAGTGCAGATCAAGTAAATGTTTCGAGTTCATGGATGAACATTCCTTCGGCCTGTAAATCATAGAACTGAATCACTAAATTTTATCTACGTGATGTGCGACAATGTAACGGTGCATAATCTTCGTGCAATACGACGTCCAGATGAATTTACTGGATATGCTGTAAAAGTTGAAGAAGAATTATCTTTTTACTAGGTTAGCGAACTTCAACAAGCTTTAGGCTACACATTACATTGTACATGGATTCTCCATGCACATACCTCGAGCTCAAGTGGAAGGCTATGCAtggagcaaaaagaagaaaatggaaagaTAGTACGAGTACGCGCAAAATATTATCTTTCTACCAAGTACCAATGCTTGGGAAGGTGGTCCGTGGTTGTCCGAGACAATAATCTTACTGACAGTAACTTATTAAttctttcattatttattttgccttttttatttgatgtgaagtttttaaCCATGTAAGATATATACAtgtatagcttttttttttttttttttggggattggTCGGAGACTAGCTTAAAGTAGGTTAAATGAATTGCATAGATTTTCCTAGAATATTAGTGTGTTTTgataatataggttaaaatggGTCGGGTAGGGATATGGGTGAAGTGCGGGTCGAATCGGGTATGAGTCATTATATacgggtcaaaatgggttaaatagATCAATATGGGTCGAACCATATTCGATCCGATCCAAACTCGACCCACTTGTTTGACACTTATACTTAATATTCATGATTTCATTTATTTAGCTTCATCCGAATTTTTTGTATATGTGGAAGTCAAAATAAGAGGGTGCTTATTTTGGAGTGGACTCCCTACTTGCATGTTTTCAACCGTTCCGCATTTAGCTACCTAACATTTACAATGGGCAAGATAACTGGTATATCAACGGTAGGTCTTTTCCGATCCTCTCGTATGAAGGAAAGGTCCTATTCTAACGCCCACAACAAAACATTATGTAATAACATGCACcatttcaattaaaattttaaatcgtGTAAGAGATGAGTCAATAAAGTTATGTATAGCTATGAGATGTTCGGAATTTTCAAAACTCCGGGGAATGCAGAAGAGAAATGCTACAGTAGAGCTCGTAtgagagttttttttcttcttttggctgCCTTAAGTATGGAAAAATATTGTTGAGATGTTAATTTATGTTAGATAACACAGTTAataccacacaaaaaaaaaaactaaaactgGTATacagtgacaaatttaccccaaactaattttttactatcaaaaatcacaaattggtacacttacgataaatttactctctgttagttttcgttaaattttaacatcaaattattgagttgaatgacacgtTACGGTTGAAGGGTGACCAATTCATGGTTTTACTTTTCGTatagaatttttcgtgatatttgtCCAGTTTAACGACAACTAATTGAGaacaaatttgtcataagtatactaatttgaggtttttggtggtcaaaaaataattttgggatttttaatggtcaaaaagttagttttgagtaaatttgtcacaagtgtaccagtttgataTATTTCGTGGTATTAAGCATAGATAATATTATGctatttttgaagttattttagTGCTATTTACTTTTTcacctttctttattttattttgacacttataaggCAAGACACCTTTTTATTTAACCCAaagtatatgaaaatatttaagctaggaaaataaatgacttataaaat
The genomic region above belongs to Rhodamnia argentea isolate NSW1041297 chromosome 6, ASM2092103v1, whole genome shotgun sequence and contains:
- the LOC115728851 gene encoding protein GFS12 isoform X2 produces the protein MLKSSDHINLVLPKTPYTLENILHYSPETLMSEWDIRFLIYQILSGLAYIHGLGITHGNICPSSIMMTKSYWSWISIFDQPSSGLTDRECTTPPNNKIGISCNVDGCACQGLYAELKLSQSVDWHYEFRRWWRGELSNFEYLLILNRLAGRRWGDNTFYPVMPWVIDFSTKPEENSDTGWRDLSKSKWRLAKGDEQLDFTYSTSEIPHHVSDECLSELAVCSYKARRLPLRVLRLAVRSVYEPNEYPSTMQRLYQWTPDECIPEFYFDSQIFHSIHNGMADLAIPSWASSPEEFIKMHRDALESDRVSCQIHNWIDIIFGYKMSGVAAVAAKNVMLPSTGPTVPRPAGRRQLFTQPHPMRRAISKKMCYIDNGSAESQCHDNCLLSETVNLQELEEAFAFSEHARHLNPAYCFNEDSNKNIPYMEGVVTDSIKELITDEGDISQKYGVPHRIDLNNLLEHIEVEDESSVGYQEILLWRQKLYLSKTPSTGVERDIFSVGCVLAELHLRRPLFDPVSLAEYLNDGRLPGLLQELPPDTKVIVEACIQNESNRRPSAKTLLESPYFPATVKSSYLFISALQLLATDASRLRYLASLAKQGAFKAMGTFAAQKCASYCLPLLVTPSSDTEAEWACIVLKELIKYLMPLALKTTILPSIQKILQTAGNSHLKVSILQDTFVREIWNRVGKDVYLETLHPLVISNLHIAPHKSSAAAAAASVLLIGSSEELGIPISVHQTVLPLIHCFGKGLCPEGIDALVRIGALLGDSFIVRHMLPLLKQVIHSCLNVSSMSKPEPVQSWSGLALVDCLVTLHGLVGFLPKDLVVKELIKDCNCPHVIVLMQPNVETSVLQVAASTLLAVCQQIGPDLTAVHVLPQLKELFDELAFSQDTASRVSGSVDRSSKPSRAKIDGQAQIGSRADLVLLLYPSFASLLGIEKLRQCCATWLLLEQFLLRCHNWKWECTGELSRSSSENAIAKRPSISQGSSSEYSPAKMLLNGVGWSVPQAQGNRGVKNSMPQRRYSRVDDRLPDGHVANSSLLHHEHWFWFPSPVISWDGPEFLARIGGLRDEIPWKIRASVIHSVRAHHGALRSLAVCQDESTVYTAGIGPGFKGTVQKWDLSRMNCLSGYYGHEEVVNDICVLSGGLMASCDGNIHVWSGRSGKVTSVFAEASTDSAHFASPMITASGVSNDQINMLNSSTLSSGILTSAFDGSLYTCMHHLEFSEKLVAGTGNGSLRFIDVSKGQKLHLWKGESVESGFPSLVSAICSSESDGRFPKSTSASPSWIAAGLSSGHCRLFDMRTGDIVASWRAHDGYITKVAALEANLIVSSSLDKTLRVWDMRRNSSSQLAVYRGHTDGVSGFALWGQDVISISRNKIGLSSLSKSGNEDGVHRILPQKLHVGDQGTKNLSTLSSISILPFSRLFLVGTEDGYLRICC
- the LOC115728851 gene encoding protein GFS12 isoform X1 encodes the protein MESGFCFGCLERRIESDFSDQLVFSHGLSDSPLPFGSSAVVQMSSSDGEASASASASASASQFFLHYLPARRHACLARYIDEYAGENPQEENNNEIVSTVSSKAKEEHDNAVLFDGKATEKAPKSVPVSVLNDSGRTCSGALGSKCTGCKHSYKYSCDRTITALAPIAYVAPCCYSRFQGLASSFLSGSLEDHVLLSLCLLIEGKATGRDSVNFLNLIGVPSYGEDVFPGCLRHPNIAPVLGMLKSSDHINLVLPKTPYTLENILHYSPETLMSEWDIRFLIYQILSGLAYIHGLGITHGNICPSSIMMTKSYWSWISIFDQPSSGLTDRECTTPPNNKIGISCNVDGCACQGLYAELKLSQSVDWHYEFRRWWRGELSNFEYLLILNRLAGRRWGDNTFYPVMPWVIDFSTKPEENSDTGWRDLSKSKWRLAKGDEQLDFTYSTSEIPHHVSDECLSELAVCSYKARRLPLRVLRLAVRSVYEPNEYPSTMQRLYQWTPDECIPEFYFDSQIFHSIHNGMADLAIPSWASSPEEFIKMHRDALESDRVSCQIHNWIDIIFGYKMSGVAAVAAKNVMLPSTGPTVPRPAGRRQLFTQPHPMRRAISKKMCYIDNGSAESQCHDNCLLSETVNLQELEEAFAFSEHARHLNPAYCFNEDSNKNIPYMEGVVTDSIKELITDEGDISQKYGVPHRIDLNNLLEHIEVEDESSVGYQEILLWRQKLYLSKTPSTGVERDIFSVGCVLAELHLRRPLFDPVSLAEYLNDGRLPGLLQELPPDTKVIVEACIQNESNRRPSAKTLLESPYFPATVKSSYLFISALQLLATDASRLRYLASLAKQGAFKAMGTFAAQKCASYCLPLLVTPSSDTEAEWACIVLKELIKYLMPLALKTTILPSIQKILQTAGNSHLKVSILQDTFVREIWNRVGKDVYLETLHPLVISNLHIAPHKSSAAAAAASVLLIGSSEELGIPISVHQTVLPLIHCFGKGLCPEGIDALVRIGALLGDSFIVRHMLPLLKQVIHSCLNVSSMSKPEPVQSWSGLALVDCLVTLHGLVGFLPKDLVVKELIKDCNCPHVIVLMQPNVETSVLQVAASTLLAVCQQIGPDLTAVHVLPQLKELFDELAFSQDTASRVSGSVDRSSKPSRAKIDGQAQIGSRADLVLLLYPSFASLLGIEKLRQCCATWLLLEQFLLRCHNWKWECTGELSRSSSENAIAKRPSISQGSSSEYSPAKMLLNGVGWSVPQAQGNRGVKNSMPQRRYSRVDDRLPDGHVANSSLLHHEHWFWFPSPVISWDGPEFLARIGGLRDEIPWKIRASVIHSVRAHHGALRSLAVCQDESTVYTAGIGPGFKGTVQKWDLSRMNCLSGYYGHEEVVNDICVLSGGLMASCDGNIHVWSGRSGKVTSVFAEASTDSAHFASPMITASGVSNDQINMLNSSTLSSGILTSAFDGSLYTCMHHLEFSEKLVAGTGNGSLRFIDVSKGQKLHLWKGESVESGFPSLVSAICSSESDGRFPKSTSASPSWIAAGLSSGHCRLFDMRTGDIVASWRAHDGYITKVAALEANLIVSSSLDKTLRVWDMRRNSSSQLAVYRGHTDGVSGFALWGQDVISISRNKIGLSSLSKSGNEDGVHRILPQKLHVGDQGTKNLSTLSSISILPFSRLFLVGTEDGYLRICC
- the LOC115728851 gene encoding protein GFS12 isoform X3; the protein is MESGFCFGCLERRIESDFSDQLVFSHGLSDSPLPFGSSAVVQMSSSDGEASASASASASASQFFLHYLPARRHACLARYIDEYAGENPQEENNNEIVSTVSSKAKEEHDNAVLFDGKATEKAPKSVPVSVLNDSGRTCSGALGSKCTGCKHSYKYSCDRTITALAPIAYVAPCCYSRFQGLASSFLSGSLEDHVLLSLCLLIEGKATGRDSVNFLNLIGVPSYGEDVFPGCLRHPNIAPVLGMLKSSDHINLVLPKTPYTLENILHYSPETLMSEWDIRFLIYQILSGLAYIHGLGITHGNICPSSIMMTKSYWSWISIFDQPSSGLTDRECTTPPNNKIGISCNVDGCACQGLYAELKLSQSVDWHYEFRRWWRGELSNFEYLLILNRLAGRRWGDNTFYPVMPWVIDFSTKPEENSDTGWRDLSKSKWRLAKGDEQLDFTYSTSEIPHHVSDECLSELAVCSYKARRLPLRVLRLAVRSVYEPNEYPSTMQRLYQWTPDECIPEFYFDSQIFHSIHNGMADLAIPSWASSPEEFIKMHRDALESDRVSCQIHNWIDIIFGYKMSGVAAVAAKNVMLPSTGPTVPRPAGRRQLFTQPHPMRRAISKKMCYIDNGSAESQCHDNCLLSETVNLQELEEAFAFSEHARHLNPAYCFNEDSNKNIPYMEGVVTDSIKELITDEGDISQKYGVPHRIDLNNLLEHIEVEDESSVGYQEILLWRQKLYLSKTPSTGVERDIFSVGCVLAELHLRRPLFDPVSLAEYLNDGRLPGLLQELPPDTKVIVEACIQNESNRRPSAKTLLESPYFPATVKSSYLFISALQLLATDASRLRYLASLAKQGAFKAMGTFAAQKCASYCLPLLVTPSSDTEAEWACIVLKELIKYLMPLALKTTILPSIQKILQTAGNSHLKVSILQDTFVREIWNRVGKDVYLETLHPLVISNLHIAPHKSSAAAAAASVLLIGSSEELGIPISVHQTVLPLIHCFGKGLCPEGIDALVRIGALLGDSFIVRHMLPLLKQVIHSCLNVSSMSKPEPVQSWSGLALVDCLVTLHGLVGFLPKDLVVKELIKDCNCPHVIVLMQPNVETSVLQVAASTLLAVCQQIGPDLTAVHVLPQLKELFDELAFSQDTASRVSGSVDRSSKPSRAKIDGQAQIGSRADLVLLLYPSFASLLGIEKLRQCCATWLLLEQFLLRCHNWKWECTGELSRSSSENAIAKRPSISQGSSSEYSPAKMLLNGVGWSVPQAQGNRGVKNSMPQRRYSRVDDRLPDGHVANSSLLHHEHWFWFPSPVISWDGPEFLARIGGLRDEIPWKIRASVIHSVRAHHGALRSLAVCQDESTVYTAGIGPGFKGTVQKWDLSRMNCLSGYYGHEEIY